The stretch of DNA GGAATTACTGCAGAAATCTTGACAGAAGCACTTGCTCAAGCCAAGAAAGCGCGTTTTGAAATCCTTGATGTGATTGAAGCAACCATTCCAGAAGTTCGTCCAGAATTGGCTCCAACTGCTCCGAAAATTGATACCATCAAGATTGATGTGGACAAGATCAAGATTGTCATCGGTAAAGGTGGAGAAACCATCGACAAGATTATCGCTGAAACAGGCGTTAAGATCGATATCGATGAAGAAGGAAATGTATCTATCTACTCTAGTGACCAAGATGCTATTAACCGTGCTAAAGAAATTATTGCTGGTTTGGTTCGTGAAGCTAAGGTGGACGAAGTTTACCGTGCTAAAGTTGTTCGTATCGAGAAATTTGGTGCCTTTGTTAACCTCTTTGACAAGACAGATGCCCTTGTTCATATCTCTGAGATGGCTTGGACGCGTACCAATAATGTCGAAGACTTGGTAGCAATCGGGGATGAAGTTGATGTTAAGGTTATCAAGATTGATGAAAAAGGACGTGTGGATGCTTCTATGAAAGCTCTTCTTCCTCGACCTCCAAAACCTGAACGTGATGAAAAAGGCGAAAAGTCTGAGAGACCTCACCGCCCACGTCATCACAAGGACCACAAACCTAAGAAAGAATTTACAGAAACACCAAAAGATTCAGAATAAGAAAAGGAGAAATGTATGGGATGGTGGCGCGAAACCATTGATATCGTAAAAGAGAATGATCCAGCGGCCCGCACCACTTTGGAGGTTTTGCTGACTTATCCAGGTGTCAAGGCCTTGGCGGCCCACCGTCTTTCGCATTTTCTCTGGAAGCATGGCTTCAAACTCCTGGCTCGTATGCACAGTCAGTTTTGGCGTTTTTGGACTCAGATTGAGATTCATCCAGGCGCCCAGATTGATTCAGGTGTCTTTATCGACCACGGTTCGGGTCTGGTGATTGGAGAGACAGCTATCGTTGAGACGGGAGTTCTCCTCTATCATGGGGTGACTCTTGGGGGAACAGGGAAAGACTGTGGCAAACGCCATCCTACCGTTCGCAAAGGAGCGCTTATATCTGCTCATGCCCAAGTCATTGGACCCGTTGAAATCGGTGAAAATGCCAAAGTCGGTGCAGCAGCAGTTGTCGTGGCAGACGTACCTAGTGATGTGACGGTTGTCGGTATTCCTGCTAAGATTGTCCGTGTACATGGTAAAAAGGATGAGCCGGTCATCCACGAAGTCGAAGAAAAACGAGAGTACTACGTCAATAAACTCGAGCATGCTAAAGATGCCAGTCACAGATCGTCTGGGTTGTAGAGGATACCTATATGATTCAAGCAAGAAACAAGTTAAGCCAAGAGGAGTTATCTGAGGCGAAAAAACTAATTAACTATTGCCAAAACTATGACGGTACCTATCGTGATCCCTATCTCTCTAACATGCTTAATTTTGACCTAAACATGCCCGCCTTTTTCCTTTATTATGAAAAAGGCGAACTTGTTGGTTTATTAACTGTCTATGCAGATGACCAAGATGTGGAAGTGACGATACTGGTTCATCCAAATCATCGCCGTCAGGGAATTGCACGTGCATTGTTTACTAGTTTTGAGAAAGAAACGGCTTCTTTCCCTATTCGTTCAGTTACTTTTCAGACAGAACGTATTTTTCTAGAACGTCATCCTGATTTTGTCAGCAACTGGGGACTGGTCGAGGATGAAGAGACAGAAACTTGGTTAGGTAAGGATAGAAGATCTTATCCGTTAGCAAAGGTTTCTAATCTTGAAGTTTTGTTAGCAGATAGTTCGTATCAGGATCAAATTAGTCAGTTAAAATTTCAGGCATTCTCAGAGGAACATGAATCTAGAGAAGTTGTGGATAGATATGTCGCTGAAGCTCTGAAAGATTCAGAAAGTCTCCTATATATTTTGTTAAAAAACGGTGAGGTCATTGGAACTTGCACGGTTGATTTATCGAGCGATACGAATTATTTCTACGGTTTAGCAGTATCGGAACCTGAACGTGGAAAAGGCTATGGAAGCTACTTAGCAAAATCCCTTGTCAACCAACTAATTGAGCAAAATGATAAGGAATTTCAGATTGCAGTAGAAGATAGCAATGTAGGTGCCAAACGCTTGTATGAAAAAATTGGCTTTGCCAAACAGACTCAGGTGGTTTATCTGAATGAGAAAGGAGCAAGGGATTCCGAAGTGTAGAGACATTCGGACTGAAATTCAATTGAACTCTTAGTGATGAAACTAATTGTTCTTGGATTTTGGATTTCCTGACTATGATTTATGATTAAAATCTATGACACTATGTCTCGTGATTTGCGAGAATTTGTCCCGATTGAGGACGGCAAGGTCAAGATGTATGTTTGTGGGCCAACCGTGTATAACTATATCCACGTGGGGAATGCCCGTTCAACGGTGGCTTTTGATACGATTCGACGTTATTTTGAGTACCGTGGTTTTGAGGTTACCTATATTTCCAATTTCACAGATGTGGATGATAAGATTATCAACCGTGCCAAGGAAGAAGGGATCACGCCTCAGGAGGTTGCGGACAAGTACATCGTTGCCTTTCGTGAGGATGTGACGGCCTTGGGCGTCAAACCTGCGACTCGCCATCCGCGTGTGGTGGAGTTTATGGCTGACATCATCCGCTTTGTGGAAGACTTGATTGGAAAAGGCTTTGCCTACGAGAGTCAAGGAGATGTCTATTTCCGTGTGGAAAAATCTCATAACTATGCCCAGTTGGCCAATAAAACCTTGGAAGATTTGGAGCTAGGTGCTTCAGGTCGTACTGATGAAGAAACAGCTCGCAAGGAAAATCCTGTGGACTTTGCCCTTTGGAAAGCTGCTAAATCAGGTGAGATTTCTTGGGATAGCCCTTGGGGACCTGGTCGTCCGGGCTGGCATATTGAGTGTTCGGTCATGTCAACAGAGATTTTGGGCGATACCATTGATATCCACGGTGGTGGAGCTGACCTTGAGTTTCCTCACCATACCAACGAAATTGCCCAGTCGGAAGCCAAGACAGGTAAGACATTTGCCAACTACTGGATGCATAATGGCTTTGTCAACATTGATAATGTCAAGATGTCCAAGTCCTTGGGCAACTTTATTACCGTACATGATGCCCTTAAAACCCTCGATGGGCAAGTGCTTCGTTTCTTCTTTGCGACTCAACACTACCGCAAGCCAATCAACTTTACGGAAAAAGCGGTGCGGGATGCAGAGACTAATCTCAAGTATCTGAAAAACACCTATGAGCAACCATTTACTGGAACTGTAGATGTTCAAGAGTTACAGGACTTTAAAGATAAGTTTGTAGCGACTATGGATGAAGATTTTAACGCTGCAAATGGAATCACAGTTGTCTTTGAAATGGCCAAATGGATCAATTCCGGCAACTATGATGCAAGTGTTAAGAAAGCTCTTGCAGATATGTTGGAAGTCTTTGGAATCGTCTTTGTTGAGGAAGTTTTGGATGCAGAGATTGAAGACTTGATCCAAAAACGCCAAGAAGCGCGTGCCAATCGTGACTTTACGACAGCGGACCATATCCGTGACCAATTGGCTGCTCAAGGGATTAAGCTCCTTGACACCAAGGATGGAGTGAGGTGGACACGTGATTGATGTCAATCTCATTAACGGGATTGCGCTAGCCTTTGAAGGAGATGCGGTGTATTCTATGTATATTCGTCGTCACCTCATCCTCAAAGGCATGACCAAACCCAATAAACTCCACCAAGAAGCGACCAAGTATGTGTCGGCTAAAGCTCAGGCTCGCCTGATTTCTCTTATGTTGGAGGAGCATGTCCTGACGGAAAAAGAAGAAGAAATCTACAAACGTGGTCGCAATACCAATAGCCACACCAAGGCCAAAAATGCTGATGTGGTGACTTACCGTATGTCCACAGGTTTTGAAGCAGTGATGGGATATCTCCATATGACTGAAAATATGGAGCGCCTCGAAACCTTAATTTCTTGGTGCATCCAAAAAGTGGAGGGCTAGGACATGATGGCAAAAGAACTACAAGACTGGTTTCCTGAAGCTCAGATTTCAGACCAACCAGTAAAGAGAGAGGGCTATCTCACTCTCCCTTTAGCTTCTCAGCAGTGGATTTTGCTGGAGGAAGCTAGTCTTAGCGAACGTGAAAAACAACTGGTAGCTCTCTTAACCAAACAGGAGCAAACTATTTCGCTCAATCCTTGGTATCCTTATCTGATTGAGGGGAAGGGACAGGCGCCGAAAACTTTTAAAAAGATTCAGTTGGTTTATTGTCATCTTTCCTATTTTCAGCAGGAAAATCTAGCTTCTTGGCTGGATATGATGCGGACTCTTTTTCCCAACTGTCAGACGGTGATTCAGGTCGGAGCTCAGGATTATGTTTTCGTGCTTCAGCAAGACAAATACACATCTGTACGAGCTATTTTAAGTGATACGATTGAAGCGGTTGAGTATGACTTTGGACTTCGTCTCTCTATCATGTTAGGCCAGGTTTGGTCTCAGACGGGAAATCAGGCCCTATCAGACTTAATCAAATCTGAGCGCGATTTGTTCAAGACTTGGTGGCGTCAGGGTCACCAAGGTGTTCATACTTTTTCTCAGCTCTATCTTTGGAGTATGGGAGAAAGACTCGTGGACTTGAAGGCAATCAAGGAATGTCTACACCAGATGATTTTGGATCAAGACCAGATTCAGGAAATCATTCTCTCTCTTTGGGAAAATAGTGCTGTTTTAACAAAAACAG from Streptococcus mitis encodes:
- the cysS gene encoding cysteine--tRNA ligase; protein product: MIKIYDTMSRDLREFVPIEDGKVKMYVCGPTVYNYIHVGNARSTVAFDTIRRYFEYRGFEVTYISNFTDVDDKIINRAKEEGITPQEVADKYIVAFREDVTALGVKPATRHPRVVEFMADIIRFVEDLIGKGFAYESQGDVYFRVEKSHNYAQLANKTLEDLELGASGRTDEETARKENPVDFALWKAAKSGEISWDSPWGPGRPGWHIECSVMSTEILGDTIDIHGGGADLEFPHHTNEIAQSEAKTGKTFANYWMHNGFVNIDNVKMSKSLGNFITVHDALKTLDGQVLRFFFATQHYRKPINFTEKAVRDAETNLKYLKNTYEQPFTGTVDVQELQDFKDKFVATMDEDFNAANGITVVFEMAKWINSGNYDASVKKALADMLEVFGIVFVEEVLDAEIEDLIQKRQEARANRDFTTADHIRDQLAAQGIKLLDTKDGVRWTRD
- the cysE gene encoding serine O-acetyltransferase, which produces MGWWRETIDIVKENDPAARTTLEVLLTYPGVKALAAHRLSHFLWKHGFKLLARMHSQFWRFWTQIEIHPGAQIDSGVFIDHGSGLVIGETAIVETGVLLYHGVTLGGTGKDCGKRHPTVRKGALISAHAQVIGPVEIGENAKVGAAAVVVADVPSDVTVVGIPAKIVRVHGKKDEPVIHEVEEKREYYVNKLEHAKDASHRSSGL
- a CDS encoding helix-turn-helix domain-containing protein is translated as MMAKELQDWFPEAQISDQPVKREGYLTLPLASQQWILLEEASLSEREKQLVALLTKQEQTISLNPWYPYLIEGKGQAPKTFKKIQLVYCHLSYFQQENLASWLDMMRTLFPNCQTVIQVGAQDYVFVLQQDKYTSVRAILSDTIEAVEYDFGLRLSIMLGQVWSQTGNQALSDLIKSERDLFKTWWRQGHQGVHTFSQLYLWSMGERLVDLKAIKECLHQMILDQDQIQEIILSLWENSAVLTKTAQQLYLHRNSLQYKIDKWEELTGLQLKELTDLTLCYQLILPDIL
- a CDS encoding GNAT family N-acetyltransferase, with amino-acid sequence MIQARNKLSQEELSEAKKLINYCQNYDGTYRDPYLSNMLNFDLNMPAFFLYYEKGELVGLLTVYADDQDVEVTILVHPNHRRQGIARALFTSFEKETASFPIRSVTFQTERIFLERHPDFVSNWGLVEDEETETWLGKDRRSYPLAKVSNLEVLLADSSYQDQISQLKFQAFSEEHESREVVDRYVAEALKDSESLLYILLKNGEVIGTCTVDLSSDTNYFYGLAVSEPERGKGYGSYLAKSLVNQLIEQNDKEFQIAVEDSNVGAKRLYEKIGFAKQTQVVYLNEKGARDSEV
- a CDS encoding Mini-ribonuclease 3; this translates as MIDVNLINGIALAFEGDAVYSMYIRRHLILKGMTKPNKLHQEATKYVSAKAQARLISLMLEEHVLTEKEEEIYKRGRNTNSHTKAKNADVVTYRMSTGFEAVMGYLHMTENMERLETLISWCIQKVEG